A stretch of the Bradyrhizobium sp. CCBAU 53351 genome encodes the following:
- a CDS encoding TRAP transporter substrate-binding protein — protein sequence MRTFAIAASIAALALGLAGPASAQSPIVIKFSHVVATDTPKGKAAEKFKELAEKYTAGKVKVEVYPNSTLYKDKEELEALQLGSVQMLAPSNSKFGPLGIREFEVFDLPYILPDLKTLRKVTEGPLGTRLLKLLDAKGITGLAYWDNGFKQMSANKKLVTPADYQGVKFRIQSSRVLQAQFKALGSLPQVMAFSEVYQALQTGVVDGQENTWSNIYTQKMHEVQKYITETNHGYIGYVVIVNKKFWDDLPADIRDPLTMAMKEATDFGNAQSQKENDDALAEIKKSGKSEIIKLTAEQSEAMRKAMEPVYKDAAGRIGQPLIDEFLKEAKSATN from the coding sequence ATGCGCACCTTCGCGATCGCCGCGTCCATCGCGGCATTGGCACTCGGGCTGGCCGGGCCGGCGTCGGCTCAATCGCCGATCGTCATCAAATTCAGCCACGTCGTCGCCACTGACACGCCGAAGGGCAAGGCAGCGGAGAAGTTCAAGGAACTCGCCGAGAAGTACACCGCCGGCAAGGTCAAGGTCGAGGTCTACCCGAACTCGACGCTGTACAAGGACAAGGAAGAGCTCGAGGCGCTGCAGCTCGGCAGCGTGCAGATGCTGGCACCGTCCAACTCCAAGTTCGGACCGCTCGGCATCCGCGAGTTCGAGGTGTTCGATCTGCCCTACATCCTGCCCGACCTGAAGACGCTGCGGAAGGTGACGGAAGGGCCGCTCGGCACGCGGCTGCTCAAGCTGCTGGACGCCAAGGGCATCACCGGCCTTGCCTATTGGGACAACGGCTTCAAGCAGATGAGCGCCAACAAGAAGCTGGTGACGCCCGCCGACTACCAGGGCGTCAAGTTCCGCATCCAGTCCTCGCGCGTGCTGCAGGCCCAGTTCAAGGCGCTCGGCTCGCTGCCGCAGGTGATGGCGTTCTCGGAAGTCTACCAGGCGCTGCAGACCGGCGTGGTCGACGGCCAGGAGAACACCTGGTCGAACATCTATACCCAGAAGATGCACGAGGTGCAGAAGTACATCACCGAGACCAATCACGGCTACATCGGCTACGTCGTGATCGTGAACAAGAAGTTCTGGGACGATCTGCCGGCGGACATCCGCGATCCCCTCACCATGGCGATGAAGGAAGCCACCGACTTCGGCAATGCGCAGTCGCAGAAGGAGAACGACGATGCGCTCGCCGAGATCAAGAAGAGCGGCAAGAGCGAGATCATCAAGCTCACGGCGGAGCAGAGCGAGGCGATGCGCAAGGCGATGGAGCCGGTCTACAAGGACGCCGCGGGCCGCATCGGCCAGCCG
- a CDS encoding 2-isopropylmalate synthase, translating into MATVNKSEKDRVIIFDTTLRDGEQCPGATMTFEEKIEVAELLDDMGVDVIEAGFPITSQGDFEAVSEIARRSKNSVIAGLSRAHPADIDRCAEAVKFAKRGRVHTVIATSPLHMRVKLNKTPEEVLETSVAMVARARNQIDDVEWSAEDGTRSEMDFLCRIVEAVIKAGATTVNIPDTVGYTVPEEYTHFMKTLIERVPNSDKAVFSVHCHNDLGMAVANSLAGIVGGARQVECTINGIGERAGNAALEEIVMAINVRNDKFPYWNKIDTTQLTRASKVVSAATSFPVQYNKAIVGRNAFAHESGIHQDGVLKDASTYEIMRPEMVGLKQSSLVLGKHSGRHAFVHKLEEMGYRLGPNQLEDAFTRMKALADRKKDIYDEDIEALVDEEMAASHDRIKLTSLTVIAGTHGPQRATMKLDVDGQIKIEEAEGNGPVDAVFNCIKRLVPHEAKLELYQVHAVTEGTDAQAEVSVRLSQDGRSMTARAADPDTLVASAKAYLGALNKIVMKRQRDTVTTAAAG; encoded by the coding sequence ATGGCCACCGTGAACAAGTCCGAGAAGGACCGCGTCATCATTTTCGACACCACGCTGCGCGACGGCGAGCAGTGCCCCGGCGCCACCATGACCTTCGAGGAAAAGATCGAGGTCGCCGAGTTGCTGGACGATATGGGTGTGGACGTCATCGAAGCCGGCTTCCCGATCACCTCGCAGGGTGACTTCGAAGCGGTGAGCGAGATCGCCCGCCGCTCCAAGAACTCCGTCATCGCCGGCCTGTCCCGCGCCCATCCGGCCGACATCGACCGCTGCGCCGAGGCGGTGAAGTTCGCCAAGCGCGGCCGCGTGCACACCGTGATCGCGACCTCGCCGCTGCACATGCGGGTGAAGTTGAACAAGACGCCGGAAGAAGTGCTCGAGACCTCGGTCGCGATGGTCGCGCGCGCCCGCAACCAGATCGACGACGTCGAATGGTCGGCGGAGGACGGCACCCGCAGCGAGATGGACTTCCTGTGCCGCATCGTCGAGGCCGTGATCAAGGCCGGCGCCACCACGGTGAACATCCCCGACACCGTCGGCTACACCGTGCCGGAGGAATACACCCACTTCATGAAGACGCTGATCGAGCGCGTGCCGAACTCGGACAAGGCAGTGTTCTCCGTGCACTGCCATAATGATCTCGGCATGGCGGTCGCGAACTCGCTGGCCGGCATCGTCGGCGGCGCGCGCCAGGTCGAGTGCACCATCAACGGCATCGGCGAGCGCGCCGGCAACGCTGCGCTCGAGGAGATCGTGATGGCGATCAACGTGCGCAACGACAAATTCCCCTACTGGAACAAGATCGACACCACCCAGCTGACGCGCGCCTCGAAGGTGGTGTCGGCGGCAACCTCGTTCCCGGTCCAGTACAACAAGGCCATCGTCGGCCGGAACGCGTTCGCGCATGAGAGCGGCATCCATCAGGACGGTGTGCTGAAGGACGCCTCGACCTACGAGATCATGCGGCCCGAGATGGTCGGCTTGAAGCAGTCCTCGCTGGTGCTCGGCAAGCATTCCGGCCGCCATGCCTTCGTGCACAAGCTGGAGGAGATGGGCTACAGGCTCGGTCCGAACCAGCTGGAAGACGCGTTCACGCGGATGAAGGCGCTGGCCGACCGCAAGAAGGACATCTACGACGAGGACATCGAGGCGCTGGTCGACGAGGAGATGGCGGCCTCGCACGACCGCATCAAGCTGACCTCGCTGACCGTGATCGCCGGCACCCATGGCCCGCAGCGCGCGACCATGAAGCTGGACGTCGACGGCCAGATCAAGATCGAGGAAGCCGAGGGCAACGGTCCGGTGGACGCGGTGTTCAACTGCATCAAGCGCCTGGTGCCGCACGAGGCCAAGCTCGAGCTGTACCAGGTCCACGCCGTCACCGAGGGCACCGACGCGCAGGCGGAAGTGTCGGTACGTTTGTCGCAGGACGGCCGCTCGATGACCGCACGCGCGGCGGATCCGGATACCCTGGTGGCATCCGCAAAAGCCTATCTCGGCGCGCTCAACAAGATCGTCATGAAGCGCCAGCGCGATACGGTTACGACGGCGGCAGCGGGCTGA